A genomic stretch from Motilibacter aurantiacus includes:
- a CDS encoding C40 family peptidase, which translates to MSYAATGGARALSRRAAVTSAARLSLRLGALLVALLGALLVAPAAPASATVPDAAVTPAGRSAKTPAARAAAVRAAKVKTVLTTAAALRGRPYRYGATGPRAFDCSGYVGYVMKRVGKSLPRTSRGQYAASRKINRSAMKPGDLVFFKHGSRVYHVAVYAGGGRIWHARQPGQGVALTRITASSWAAGRVL; encoded by the coding sequence TTGTCGTACGCCGCCACCGGCGGCGCGCGCGCTCTGTCGCGCCGCGCTGCCGTGACCTCCGCTGCCCGTCTCTCCCTCCGCCTCGGCGCGCTGCTGGTCGCGCTGCTCGGCGCCCTGCTCGTCGCCCCGGCGGCGCCGGCCTCGGCCACCGTGCCCGACGCCGCCGTCACGCCGGCGGGCCGCTCGGCCAAGACCCCCGCCGCCCGCGCCGCCGCCGTCCGCGCGGCCAAGGTGAAGACGGTCCTGACCACGGCCGCCGCACTGCGTGGCCGCCCCTACCGGTACGGCGCGACCGGCCCGCGCGCGTTCGACTGCTCCGGCTACGTCGGCTACGTCATGAAGCGCGTGGGCAAGTCGCTGCCCCGCACCTCGCGCGGCCAGTACGCCGCCTCCAGGAAGATCAACCGGTCCGCGATGAAGCCCGGTGACCTGGTGTTCTTCAAGCACGGCTCCCGCGTCTACCACGTGGCCGTGTACGCCGGCGGCGGCCGCATCTGGCACGCTCGCCAGCCCGGCCAGGGCGTGGCCCTCACCCGGATCACCGCGTCGAGCTGGGCCGCCGGCCGCGTCCTCTGA
- a CDS encoding Gfo/Idh/MocA family oxidoreductase, translating into MTDNLRVAVLGYGLAGSTFHAPVIESVPGLRVTAVVTSNPERAEQARADVPGVRVLASADEVWADPAAYDAVVVATPNKSHAPLATAAIEAGLPVVVDKPLAVTAAAGQQVVDLAAERGVLLTVFQNRRWDADLLTVRRLLADGALGRVHRFESRFERWRPQPKAGWRESGSPDEAGGLLFDLGSHLVDQALHLFGPATSVYAEVDVRRASVVVDDDVFVALTHASGVRSHLWAGALTGQLGPRFRVLGGEGAYVKHGMDPQEDALKAGGRPDTDGWGVEPESAWGQLGVDGATSPVPSAAGAYQAFYALLAKALRGEGPVPVDPAEAVTTLRVLEAARAASAEGRAVQL; encoded by the coding sequence GTGACTGACAACCTGCGCGTCGCCGTGCTGGGCTACGGCCTGGCCGGCTCGACCTTCCACGCTCCCGTCATCGAGTCGGTCCCCGGGCTCCGGGTGACCGCCGTCGTCACCTCCAACCCCGAGCGGGCGGAGCAGGCACGTGCGGACGTCCCCGGTGTACGCGTCCTCGCGTCGGCTGACGAGGTGTGGGCCGACCCCGCCGCGTACGACGCCGTCGTCGTCGCCACGCCGAACAAGTCGCACGCCCCCCTCGCGACCGCGGCCATCGAGGCCGGGCTGCCGGTCGTGGTGGACAAGCCGCTCGCGGTGACCGCGGCAGCGGGGCAGCAGGTCGTCGACCTCGCGGCCGAGCGCGGCGTCCTGCTCACGGTCTTCCAGAACCGGCGCTGGGACGCCGACCTGCTGACGGTGCGCCGGCTGCTCGCGGACGGGGCCCTCGGCCGGGTGCACCGGTTCGAGTCGCGCTTCGAGCGGTGGCGCCCGCAGCCGAAGGCCGGCTGGCGCGAGAGCGGCTCGCCCGACGAGGCCGGCGGCCTGCTCTTCGACCTCGGCAGCCACCTCGTCGACCAGGCGCTGCACCTGTTCGGCCCGGCGACGTCGGTGTACGCCGAGGTGGACGTGCGACGTGCGTCGGTGGTCGTGGACGACGACGTGTTCGTCGCCCTGACCCACGCGTCCGGTGTCCGGTCCCACCTGTGGGCGGGGGCGCTCACCGGGCAGCTCGGCCCGCGGTTCCGGGTGCTCGGCGGCGAGGGGGCGTACGTGAAGCACGGCATGGACCCGCAGGAGGACGCGCTGAAGGCCGGCGGCCGTCCCGACACCGACGGCTGGGGGGTGGAGCCGGAGTCGGCCTGGGGGCAGCTCGGTGTCGACGGCGCGACGAGCCCGGTGCCCAGCGCGGCGGGGGCGTACCAGGCGTTCTACGCGCTGCTGGCCAAGGCGTTGCGCGGCGAGGGCCCGGTCCCGGTCGACCCCGCGGAGGCCGTGACGACCCTGCGGGTGCTCGAGGCCGCCCGTGCCGCGTCCGCCGAGGGGCGGGCCGTCCAGCTCTGA
- a CDS encoding WXG100 family type VII secretion target, whose protein sequence is MTARPRDWEPLEAVDPVPGDPLAVQAAAARFAAMANELATQAQRLRTIAAPSAASGWEGEAAGEFRSAAEDLSRDLDTVRGRYETAASELRVWSRELDSAQEESLRALRTAQDLAADAAAAGAVAPPGQQVVPDLAAARRALDAAVAQRDLAARRAAEAIERAMQADGLKDSWLARFAGAHPTVVAWMKIASEVVAISGLALAAVAIIFMVTVPASALLALAAAGLGIDALLWLMGEGDGLSVVLGALNVATAGLAVAAGRAFVQGWNASVTAARSVGRARAESSVRVVNAERVRRARLVIARTDPGKASHVRAQQILDDVDTRVRAAGDIAAAAIGLPAGRPGLGRRLWTFDRVTAQRVASASWMRTKYQTPELSKAYERVRRAALASGGSAASGVATEGYDRARQGWATSPAPWRDAWRTVRTATGTGTARQAVAR, encoded by the coding sequence GTGACGGCACGGCCCCGGGACTGGGAGCCGCTGGAGGCTGTCGACCCCGTGCCGGGCGACCCGCTCGCGGTCCAGGCCGCCGCCGCCCGCTTCGCAGCCATGGCGAACGAGCTCGCGACGCAGGCACAGCGGCTGCGCACGATCGCCGCCCCGTCCGCCGCCAGCGGCTGGGAGGGGGAGGCGGCAGGCGAGTTCCGCTCGGCCGCGGAGGATCTCTCACGGGACCTGGACACGGTGCGCGGCCGCTACGAGACGGCGGCGAGCGAGCTGCGGGTGTGGTCCCGCGAGCTCGACTCGGCGCAGGAGGAGTCCTTGCGCGCCCTGCGCACGGCCCAGGATCTCGCGGCGGACGCGGCCGCGGCCGGTGCCGTCGCCCCGCCGGGACAGCAGGTCGTCCCGGACCTCGCGGCCGCGCGGCGCGCCCTGGACGCCGCGGTGGCACAGCGGGACCTCGCGGCCCGGCGGGCGGCGGAGGCGATCGAGCGGGCGATGCAGGCCGACGGCCTGAAGGACTCGTGGCTGGCCCGGTTCGCGGGCGCTCATCCCACCGTCGTGGCGTGGATGAAGATCGCGTCGGAGGTCGTGGCGATCTCCGGTCTGGCGCTCGCTGCTGTGGCGATCATCTTCATGGTCACCGTCCCCGCCTCCGCCCTCCTGGCCCTCGCCGCCGCCGGCCTCGGGATCGACGCCCTGTTGTGGCTGATGGGCGAGGGCGACGGGCTGTCCGTGGTCCTGGGGGCCCTCAACGTCGCGACCGCGGGGCTGGCCGTCGCTGCCGGCCGTGCCTTCGTCCAGGGGTGGAACGCATCGGTGACGGCTGCGCGCAGCGTCGGCCGTGCCCGCGCCGAGAGCAGCGTCCGGGTGGTCAACGCCGAGCGGGTGCGCCGAGCGCGGCTGGTCATCGCGCGCACCGACCCCGGCAAGGCATCCCACGTGCGCGCGCAGCAGATCCTCGATGACGTGGACACGCGCGTCCGGGCTGCCGGGGACATCGCGGCGGCCGCCATCGGTCTCCCGGCGGGTCGCCCCGGGCTGGGGCGTCGGCTCTGGACGTTCGACCGGGTGACCGCACAGCGGGTCGCCTCGGCCTCCTGGATGCGCACGAAGTACCAGACCCCCGAGCTGAGCAAGGCCTACGAGCGGGTGCGCCGCGCCGCCCTGGCGTCGGGTGGCAGCGCGGCGTCCGGGGTGGCGACGGAGGGCTACGACCGCGCCCGTCAGGGCTGGGCCACGTCACCGGCACCGTGGAGGGACGCCTGGCGCACCGTGCGGACGGCCACCGGGACGGGGACTGCACGCCAGGCGGTGGCCCGGTGA
- a CDS encoding M48 family metalloprotease, whose amino-acid sequence MPTFVWRRSLLSLGILGSLFVLAGGALVAMTDIPVIVPVVAALVIVGLQYLLAPWFLQLLVPAHVLDPRDGGYATDQPIGRIVADACRVADVPLVRLGIVDDGTPNAFTFGRTRRDARIWVTRGLLERLDEEELEAVVAHEVAHIRNYDFAVMTAASVVPMVLYYAYLGTRTNGRPEALAAALVAWVGYLVAQLAVLALGRAREVGADHASCARTGNGDALCSALVKVVYGIGEEREARAARVKELVEHEQKRIARKLEARGRRMRVAGTLGIAQDRGAGALAGAVETSLSQAEVMQALRWDACNPWSVAEEKLSTHPTVVSRIAALERSGLPGAPKAWRAADVTASCSGPELSRARRRFAGEALLRLGGWFALVAAVVVLRLAGTDADRLAACLLLVAGVILALRAVVMAPLGAPERVSGVRALLDRLDASPVSGILVRVRGSVVGRVDSGAVFSPDLTLRDGSGLVPLLWVQPLPFARTLFGLLQADEFVGRDVEAVGWYHRGAAGPWIELRELRARDAGRTRCWMWAGRVVLSLAVLLAGAVAVVLTV is encoded by the coding sequence ATGCCGACGTTCGTCTGGCGCAGATCGTTGCTGTCACTGGGGATTCTCGGGTCGTTGTTCGTCCTGGCCGGCGGGGCCCTCGTGGCGATGACGGACATTCCCGTGATCGTGCCGGTCGTCGCGGCACTGGTGATCGTGGGGCTGCAGTACCTCCTGGCCCCGTGGTTCCTGCAGCTGTTGGTGCCCGCTCACGTGCTCGACCCGCGGGACGGCGGCTACGCGACCGACCAGCCGATCGGGCGTATCGTCGCCGACGCCTGCAGGGTGGCCGACGTCCCGCTCGTGCGGCTCGGCATCGTGGACGACGGCACTCCGAACGCCTTCACGTTCGGGCGCACCCGACGGGACGCCCGCATCTGGGTCACCCGCGGGCTGCTCGAGCGGCTGGACGAGGAGGAGCTCGAAGCCGTCGTGGCCCACGAGGTCGCACACATCCGCAACTACGACTTCGCCGTCATGACCGCCGCCTCGGTCGTCCCGATGGTCCTCTACTACGCCTACCTGGGCACCCGCACCAACGGGCGCCCCGAGGCGCTGGCCGCAGCCCTCGTCGCGTGGGTCGGCTACCTGGTCGCCCAGCTGGCCGTGCTCGCGCTCGGCCGTGCCCGCGAGGTCGGGGCGGACCACGCGTCCTGCGCCCGGACCGGCAACGGAGACGCGCTCTGCTCCGCGCTGGTCAAGGTGGTCTACGGGATCGGGGAGGAGCGTGAGGCACGCGCCGCCCGGGTGAAGGAGCTCGTGGAGCACGAGCAGAAACGGATCGCGCGCAAGCTCGAGGCGCGCGGACGCAGGATGCGCGTCGCGGGCACGCTCGGCATCGCGCAGGACCGGGGCGCGGGCGCCCTGGCCGGTGCGGTGGAGACGAGCCTGAGCCAGGCCGAGGTGATGCAGGCGCTGCGCTGGGACGCGTGCAATCCCTGGTCGGTCGCGGAGGAGAAGCTCAGCACCCATCCGACCGTGGTCTCCCGGATCGCCGCCCTCGAGCGCAGCGGGCTTCCGGGAGCGCCGAAGGCCTGGCGTGCCGCGGACGTCACCGCGAGCTGCAGCGGCCCGGAGCTGTCGCGGGCCCGCCGCCGGTTCGCCGGCGAGGCGCTGCTGCGGCTCGGCGGCTGGTTCGCGCTCGTGGCCGCCGTCGTCGTGCTGCGGCTGGCCGGCACGGACGCCGATCGGCTCGCCGCCTGCCTCCTGCTCGTGGCGGGCGTGATCCTCGCCCTTCGCGCCGTGGTGATGGCGCCGCTGGGCGCCCCCGAGCGGGTGAGCGGCGTACGCGCCCTCCTGGACCGGCTGGACGCGAGCCCGGTCTCCGGAATCCTCGTTCGGGTCCGTGGATCGGTCGTCGGGCGGGTGGACTCCGGGGCGGTGTTCTCCCCGGACCTCACGCTCCGCGACGGCTCCGGGCTGGTTCCCCTGCTGTGGGTGCAGCCGCTGCCCTTCGCCCGCACGTTGTTCGGCCTGCTCCAGGCCGACGAGTTCGTGGGGCGCGACGTCGAGGCGGTCGGGTGGTACCACCGCGGTGCGGCCGGGCCGTGGATCGAGCTGCGGGAGCTGCGCGCTCGGGACGCGGGGCGGACCCGCTGCTGGATGTGGGCCGGGCGCGTGGTGCTGTCGCTGGCCGTTCTTCTCGCCGGGGCGGTGGCGGTGGTGCTGACGGTGTGA